Genomic window (Sphaeramia orbicularis chromosome 7, fSphaOr1.1, whole genome shotgun sequence):
AAAATCTTAAAGCGGTACTGTACTGAATAAAACTAACCTCTCTGCATAGCTGTAGCAAAGATATTTGAAGATTTTGGTGCTTgagcattaaaaaataaacaacttttattTTTGCTGTGTGCAGGATCTCCCAGACTCCATACAAATTGGAGGGAGGATCCTACCTCAAACAGTTTGGGACTACGTTGCAAAACTAAAGACCTCACTCACAAAGGTAGGGAATATAAGCTTTTTTCTTTCTGTGCTTTATACTTCACTGAGATTATATTAAAAACATACAATAGTACCCATTCATATATCTTTTCTTTCATTAGGAATTATGCGTGATCCGGTTTCACCCTGCAACTGAAGAAGAAGAGGTGGCCTATGTCTCCCTGTTCTCCTATTTTAGCAGCAGAGGACGTTTTGGTGTGGTTGCCAATAACAGCCGATCCATCAAGGATGTATACCTCGTTCCACTCAGTGCAAACGAATCAGTCCCATCTATACTGCAGCCACTGGAAGGACCAGGTGGGAAAATGCTTCAACTTAAAACTCATAATTATCAACAGTATCACCAGTATTTGCACAACTTAAGGAGATTAGGGAGCAGCTGACCCTAACTCAAGTGTCAGTAATACCTGGTTATATCCAGTTTTCACTATCTCCTTAAATAACTGTATATAACTTTGCAAATTTGGctgtttttacttttcattttaatttcacGGTCAAATGTTTTCAGTAGATTTGTCATTATTGACAGCTGACTAAATTTTCTAAGAACAGTTGTAATTGAAAGTAACAAAGCTATTGTTGTTCACTGTTGTGATCATTGCTGAAAAATCTAAATATACTTGAGTTAACACTGTTCCTGTGCAATAGAAAACTGTGAAAGAAAACTTAAAATTCCATATATTAATTTTAAGGTATAGTTATGGATTTTACTCCAATTGTGTATTTTACTTTCACTGTGACCTTAGTGTGTATAATGTCTCTATTTTAATCAAGGACATTGCtgatttgttcatatttattaatAAATCAGTGTTCTGAGTCCTTAGTTCAGTGTCAGTGTCCttttatgcaaaaaagaaaaaacttatttttgtatttattttgtttcattcataGGCCTTGAAAAGAACCGGCCCAACCTTCTTCTAGGGTTGGCAATAGTCCAGAGGACAAAACGTCCAGGGAGTTTTCCtcaggaaattgaagaaaaaagacCCAAAGTGCATATGGCCAAAGACCCTATGTGGATCCCAAAACCACCAGTTCTTTATGGTTCTGACAACTTGGAGATATTCCAACCCTACAACCCAGAGACACCTATCAGCACCACCCCTCCTGATTCACCCCCTTGCCCTGGATCACCTTCAGATTCTTCTAGCTCAGTTACCACACCAGCTCTTTTCACTTCTCTTAAAGCAACTCCTCCTGTCTCTACTGCCCCTGATGCTGCCACTCAGTCAAACTCCAAAAACATCACTGACAAGAATCCAGCATCAGCATCCAGTAGTAAGACACCCTTACAGACAATCTTAAAAAGTTTGTTTCGTAATAATTCAAATGACTCTGACGGAAGTTCCACAACAGCAACCACAGTGAGTATTAAGAAACTCCCTGTGTTGTCTCAGATGTCTGGATCAATGCTAGATCCAATTGTCCAACaatatggacagaaaaacaaagtcaaagaaatagaaaaagaaaaagaagaaaatgacttcGATCGACCGTATGACCCAGAGGATGAGTATGATCCAGCGATGGGATATAATGTGACGACTCCACAGACCACAGAAAAAAATAAGGAAGATATCCCAGAATTATCAGCCAGTGCTGATGATGATGTGGCCTATGATCCAGAGGATGAGACGATTTTTGATTGTATAAAGAATGACATAGTAACAAAGTCCCTTGCTCCAACTCAAACATCAGAGCCATGTCCAACACCTGCTTCTACTGTGGTGACACCAGCACCAGCTTCCACTCAAGCTTCTACTTCAGCCTCTGCTCCAGCCCGTACTCCTACTCCAACTGGAGACTTGCACAATATCCCTTCAGGGACTGTGGTTGTGTCAGCTGAAACACTAAGTGAACAGAAACGAATGCTTGAGGAGCTTAATAAGCAAATTGAAGAGCAAAAACGACAATTAAAGGAGCAAGAAGAAGCCCTACGTCAACAAAGAGAGGCTGTGGGAATCTTCATGGCCcacttttctgtttctgattcccTCATGTCTCCCCCATCAACATCTGTGCCTCTGAGTAAACTTTCATCTCTGCAGATTGGCAAAGTGAAAACAGACAAGGCCAGTAACCCTTCAGAGACCCAGGACAGTTCAAGTGCGGATTCACCAGCTGTTAATCCAGAAAATAAGACTTCCTTATCTGTTGTAACAAATGACCCAGACACTGTCACAGAACAAGGTGAGACAGAGGAAAATGTCAGGGAAAGTGACAAGTATTCCTCTGCTGGAGAGATTGAAGATTCAGATGTAGCTTATGATCCAGAGGATGAATCCCTTTTTAATGAAATCCAAGAGGATGTATTTCAGGGGAGCAGTGCAAAGTCTCGAGATAAAAGTGGGCACAGGGGAAGTTCTCAGAGTTCATACCACAGCAGAAAGCACAGGCAGTCACCCAAGAGACGGAGTCATCGTGAAAGGGGTCATCATAGGAGTCCATCAAGAAGGTCCCAGCGGCGGTCTCCTTCGCGTTCCCATAGGCGAAGGGAAAAGGACAGACACAGAAGAAGTGAAAGGGAGAGGTCAAGCCACAGATCTAGAGACCAGTTTGAACGCCGTAATCGTAAGGAACATACTTCACATCGGCATTCTCGTGGACACAGAAGATCCCCATCATCTTCCAGGATTAAGCATTCTTTATCTCTTTCACCAAAACAGAGCAGGACACCTTCCCCTAAAATTTTTGAAGATAACCTGAAGCATGCAGTGAATACTTTTAATACGCCATTAGACTCTGCTGTGGATCAAAGTGTAGAAAGCAGCACATCATTATATGGCCTGGCTTCCCTCAAAAATGAATTTGATGTTCATCAGTTAAAGCAGGAACAAAAGAGCTCTGATGAAAACTATTCTTCCTATTCACAtgatgttcttctccctgaaaAGGTAGAGATAAAAGAATCTTCAGAAAATCAAAACCAGTCAGAAAGTGACCATAATGTTACAGGTAGTGGTTGCAAGCAGGTAGATAAACCTTCTCAACAGGAAATTATGTTTATCGACAAACTTGACAGTGCAATTCCTCTAAGAGAACTTGATCCACCCATTCGAGATTCTCCTCATAGTCCTGATCCAGAGCCTCAGTTTGTGAAACCTAGCAGCATAGAAAAACTAGACTTAATTAAAATAGAAAGAAATGAAGTTAGTGTGACATATAGCAGTAGCCTGATGGAAGTTGGTAAAGTTGAAAATGATCCTCTCTATGTTGAAGCTCAGGCAACAGTGGTCTCTCTGCAGTTGTCTGCTACTAGAGGCAATTTTAGAACCTTAGACCTACAAGGCCCAAGTGCCAGAGAAGAAGATCTGATAAATCCAAACAAATCAATCAGTCATTCATATTTAGCTACAGGTTCAGATTTTCAGGTttcagggaatactgtgagaGGTCCAGGTATGCAAAGCTTACCACCAAAAGAATCACTGTTTGAAAAGACAAAGGAGCTTAAATCTCAAGCAGAAAATCAAGATGTAAAGCCAAACATTGTCACTGTAGTAAAAGATTCCTCTTTTGAGGATCCACAGTTAGCAAGTAGGACTGCAAATCTAGACCATACAGGTATGATGCATAAACATCAAAATCCAGGTGTGAGGAACGTAGAtccagaaaaaaatgcacaaatatcaAATATTTTTGGAAAAGGTCCATGTGGTGGAGGCATGGGAGATGCAGGTCCAGATATAAGGAGTCCTGGGCCACCTTTTCAAGGGTTAGGAATAGATCAGAGGCAATCTCCACTGACAGATAAAAGATGGTATTCACAAAGAGGGCAAGATGTATCCATGAAACAGCCAGGGCCAAACACAGACTGTGAAAATAGAGAGTTAAAGACATTTGAAGGACAAGTGGTGAGTGATTCTAGCAAAGACTTCAGAGAAACTCAAATGATGAAACACGAATCAAAAACTATGCATGAATTAGGAGTTCCAGATTTGAGGGAAAGAAGTCATGTTATGTCTGGTCAGAATACTAGTAGTATGAGTGGGTCAATTACAAAAATTGATAGAACTGAGCCACATGTAAGTACTTCAGACATGCATGGTCCAGATAGAGGAAATTTGGGTAATTTAGGTATGAAAAAATTTGAAATGCAGGGACAATGGATTGATAGGAGACATGGTCCTAATATGGGTTGTAATGTCGGTCAGAGTGGTCAAACTACAGATCAGGATTCATATATGACGGATTTGAATATGAGTGGCACAGGGTTAAATGCAAGAGATGATACAAGAGGGCCAGGCAGAGGAGGGACGTTCACCCAAGGAGAATGGAGAGGACATGGCAAGAGAGGACGAGGAGGTCCAATTTATTTGGGCTCAGGATCTGAAAGGAGAGCTCCAGCTCTGGACAATCCAGAGACTGAAAATGGAGATTTTAGTGGAGGAGGCCCTGACAGGAGAGGGCCACCTATGCAGGGTCCTTTCAACGCTAGGAGGAGACCTGGTGATCCAGATTTTAGTAGAGGGGAGCTCGAAAGGAGAGGATTGCCGATGGAGGGCCCTGGGCCCCACAGTGGTGGACCTGGACAGCCAGATTTCAGTGGATCAGGGCCTGAAATGACAGGACCAGCTATGGATGGTCCGGTACCTGACAGGAGAAGGGCAGATATGGCAGACTTCAGTGGGTCAGGGCCAAAGAGGGCAGGTCCTGATATGGAAGTTCAAGTGCTTGAGAGGAGAGGGCCAGGAGGTCTAGATTTTAGGAAACCTGGGTCTGAAATGGGTAGTCCATGTGTACAGGATCCTGGGCCTGATGGAAGACATCAAGGCCCAAATTTCACAGGACATCAGTCTGAAGGCAGAGATCAACCTAATGATATTCCAGGTACTGACATGAGAGGACCAGGATTTTCAGGTTTTAGAGGACAAGGACATGAAAGGAGAGGTCCATTTATAGATCACCAAGGGCCTGATAGGAGGGGAGAATATATGGGTGCATCTGGACCGGGACCTGAAAGAACTGGTCCAGGTGTAGAAAGCCAAGGGCCTCATGGATTAGGACAGGGAGGTATACACACAAGGGGTTCTGAGTCAGAAAATAGACATCAAAATATTGAAAGTCCAGGTCCTGACACTAAAGGCCCAGAATTCAGAGGTCACAGGCCTGACAGCAGAGCCCCAGAATTTAGGGGTCCTGGACCCAACAGAAGAGACTTTGAATTCAGGGGTCCTGGGCCTGTAGGAAGAGGCCATGAATTCAGGGGTCCTGGGCCTGACAGAAGAGATCCAGAATTCAGGGGTCCCGGACCTCACAGAAGAGATCCAGAATTCAGGGGACCCGGACCTGACAGAACAGATCCAGAATTCAGGGGTCCAGGACCTGACAGAAGAGATCCGGAATTCAGGGGTACTGGGCTTGATAGAAGAGGTCCAGAGTTCAGGGGTTCTGGGCCTGACAGAAGAGACCCAGCATGGAGGGGTCCTGGGCCTGACAGTAAAGGTCCAGAATTCAGGGGTCCTGGGCCTGACAGTAAAGGTCCAGAATTCAGAGGTCCTGGGCCTGACAGTAAAGGTCCAGAATTCAGAGGTCCTGGGCCTGACAATAGAGGTCCAGAATTCAGGGGTCCTGGGCCTAACAGGAGAGGTCCAGAATTCAGGGGTTCTGGGCCTGACAGTAAAGGTCCAGAATTCAGAGGTCCTGGGCCTGACAGTAAAGGCCCAGAATTCAGGGGCCCTGGGCCTGACAGGAGAGGTCCAGAATTCAGGGGTCCTGGGCCTGACAGGAGAGGTCCAGAATTCAGGGGTCCTGGGCCTGACAGTAAAGGTCAAGAATTCAGAGGTCCAGGGCCTGACAGTAGAGGTCCAGAATTCAGGGGTCCAGGGCCTGACAGGAGAGGTCCAGAATTCAGGGGTCCTGGGCCTGTTCGTAGAGGTCCAGAATTCAGGGGTCCTGGGCCTGACAGGAGGGACCCAGAATTCAAGGGTCTAGGGCCTGACAGGAAAGACCCAGAATTCAGAGGTCCTGGGCCTTTCCGGGGAGACCCAGAGTTTAGGGGTCCGGGGCCTGACAGAAGAGGCCCAGATATCAGGGGACCAGGGCCTGAAAGACCAGATGTCAGTATGCATGGTCCAGGGCCTGAATGGAGAGATCAGGAAAGATCACCATTCATCACTTCAGGATCTGATAGAACAGGACCAAGTATGCAGGTTTCAGGGCCTAGGAGGGGTCCTGGAGGTCCAGACCTGTGTAGTCCAGAGATGCAATTTCCTGGTCAACATGCAGAAGGCCCAGGTCCTGAAAGGAGGACACTGGAAGATAATTCCAGGGCACTTGGACCAGGAAGACCTCCAGATATTGGGGGCCCAGGATATGGTAGGAGAGGTTCAAGAGGTCCACGTATTGACCACATGAGACCTGATTGGAGAACTTCAGAAGGTCAAGAATTTAGGGCAGTTAGACAGGAAGGTCAAAATCCTGAGGGCCTGCATCATGATGACTGGGAAGCACCTGATTTTGGAGGGTCAGGAATTGGCAATGATAACCCCAATATAGAGTGCCCGGGGCCTAATAGAGCAGGTCCCAGGTTTAGGGGTCATGGACCTCAGAATGACTGGAGAGGCCGTGGAAATAGGAGGCCAGGGCCCATACACGACAGACAATTTCAAGGGCCCAGAGGAGGCCAAGGAGACGACTGGAGTGGTACTGATTTCATGGATGCAGAACCTGTAGAGGAGGGTCCAGATTCAGTGAGCCAAGGGCCTGATGGGTGGGGTCCTGAGGATGAATGGGGAGAGCCTGATGATAGAGGTAGAGAGGGGCCAGGGAGAATGGGACCAGGACCGAGTTTTAGACGCGGCAGAGGTCAGTTCTTTAGAGGACGAGGCCGTCATCCACGAGGTCGAGGCATGAGAGGATCCCCGGGCCATATGAGGGGGGGTCCCAATATGGGTAATCACTGGAGACAGCCAGGGAACACGGAAGAACCTACTTCTTATAGAGAAAGTCCAGACTCAAATTTATGTCCAAACAGAAAAGGTTTTGAGATGGAAGGTCCTGAGAGAATAGGCCTTAGAGGACCAGACTCAATGGGCCCAAGATTAGGACCAAGGGGACCTGAGCCACACATGAATGATATGCCAGTGTCAGACTTAAGTTATGAAAGCAGGGGGTCGGACATGAGGGGCAGAGAACACATGCATATAGATCACACAGTCGGTAATAAAAGGGGAGGCCCACAGATAAGACATGGTTCACCACATTTCAACAGCCAAAGGACAGACTCACATAGAGGTCCAGAGAGTCATCCACAATCTGCACCTTTTAATATTCCAGTAGGTTCAGCTCCCAACACTGGAGGAAACCCTCAAAGACACAGAACTGCTTTACTTCCCACTCCCACAGAGGGTCTCATACGTTTCCCAAATCGTGTTTTGAACAGGGGTAGAGGACGACCAGTAAATCGAGAAGTAGATCAAAATCAAGTCATCCCATCTTTTGGTGCAACCACAAAGACTGTAGCAGAAAAAGACAATTTAAACCAATCAGAGAGCTCGCACAGTTAGCAAATCAAAACCTAAAAATACAAACACAGGAAGAGACTGTAGAATGATATactttgaatgttttttgtttttcattttttgagaCAGTTGTTTCTAAAAATGACCTGCTGGTAAAGCCATGCAGAAATGACACTGTAGTAATGTGGTAATGCCTGTAGAGGTATCTGAGTTTATCGTACTGAAATGTGTCCTCGTTCTGTCAAAGCTCatagttacttttatttttgttacttGACTGAGTATCTCGTAGTCTTTATTGATCATTTGTAAATTGAGACTGATGTGGAttcaagtagaaaaaaaacagagttttGTACAGAAAATActgtccttttcttcttcttcttttttttttttttaaacattggcATTGTGTCAGTACATTTGCCTAGATGTGGCTTATATTACATCTGTCTATAAAATGGCTTGTTTAATTCTTGTTTTAGAATAAAATAAGGCAATAAAACCTAACTTTTCTTAAGTTTGGGTTTAGTCTGAATTTTGTCATACTGTTCTATCAGTGTGTAGATCTCAACGTTCCCTTTAAAGTCTATTCATAGTCttattttaacaaaacaaaatgtgtgtaTTTATCAACTGGTTGTGCAAGTCGTAGTATTTCCATGTAGGGCCAGGAAGAAAAGTGTGTTTACTGACAAAGTAACTACTGGATTAATGTTATTTTCTTAGATATACATGAATGTAATTAAACTGTAAGAATTTTTTTATCGACTAGTGTTTTTTGTATCATACTAGTTTGGGGCAAGGTCAGAATGACCATTTGTCTGTACTTAAGAACAACTTACGTATAAGTATTCCAATATTTTGCAGTTTCATAGTATTGCTCCACCAATTTTGAGGTTTTTAAATACTTGCGTCCAAAATACTATATTTAGCAGCTACCTATAGATACTATTTACTTTACAAATTGAGCATTTATACATAAATTCATCCACTGCTGTATATGAAAAGTACAAGGAATGTCAAGGATGGGCcagtggaagcagaggtggactATTGACAAATAAAAAGCCCTGGTCTGGACTTAACCCTCCAGACCAGGAGTTGTCCCTCCAGGTGTTTTGGTATCTCCAGACCTGGATGTCACTTTCACTCTATTGGGAGTTTTCCTCCAAGTCCTTTGGTTTCCATCCATGTAACTGCTGTAGTAAGTGTCTTCTTGAGGTGAATGTCCTAATACTTAGATTATATGGCTAAAACCATAAACCTAAGCTTTGACATAGTTTCCTCAATGATTCTTCTTCAATATTAATCTTCcatttgaacaaaacaaaacacatttcaatAATAATCTTGGGCCTTTTTTTCCACAGCTCATTTGTATTTATCTAGTTCCTTTTCAGCTTATTAGGTTGGTGTCTCTGAATCCTGACTGTTTCGCTCTGAAAGCAAATGCACAAtagaattaaaataaattatatcAGATTAGACCCTGGAAAAATAAATTTAGTTTCTAAGTTTATTTATGTACTATGTAAATAAAGACAACATTTATTCAATAAAAGAGACTTAAAACAGGTCCAACAGTTAGAATGTTGTATGAAACATATTtaagtcatttattaatttaatatgctttatttaatgtattttactggtttatccGACATAAATAGTCCACATCAATGAACACTACTGGCCAGCAGTGGAGACCAGGTGTGGTGCTTACACACACACCTGGTAGCTCCTCACCTTCACTCCATGGGTAGTTTTTCCCAGATTCCTTTGGTGTCCACTCATGTAAGTTCTGTTATAAGTATTTTAGATGTAAATAAGTAATCAGAGACATTTTAAAGATGCAATGAAACTGTCAAAGACAAtggacaaaaatatatatatattttttaaaatttattaagTACCACAAAcaatcacaaaataaataaatgaataaaaataaactcaaTGAGAAATAAATcaacattatgagtaaaatatatattttttggtatCATTCAGTCTAATGCTTCATACTGTGCTCTTCATATATTTTTCTACACTTATGTATTAATATTTCTGTTGAAttattctttattttgagttATCAGGTATAAGTTTTCTTTCACATCTGTCTTTCAGAGGTTCTTCATGTCCAGTAGAAGCTGTTATAGAACAATTAAAACATGATCCTGCTCATTTCACTTTAGACAGtagaaaagatagaaaaaaatgcAGACTAAGGAGGAATGACAGACAAGAACTATCACTAGAAccggaactcttttttttttttttccaactttattgaaaacatttaagtatacagtacaaaaatttgaTCAAACAgtaagatgtcaaaagggaaaagacATTTGAACATATGAGTTTAAGAAAATAGtgaaagatacaaagcataatacacaaataatagtatagaaaaataaataaataaaaataacaaatctaacaaatataaataaataaacagagaattcagtcagtattaaataattgtttataaatagccagggtgtttagagctttttttttttattatggataaattctaaagatttaatatattttaaaatttgggtgtgttttagtgtatttatttttatgtatatgaaattttccaaataagatgaacaaatttacaacaaattctaaattgtgaatatgATGTTTAAaacatgtaattacattttgggatgttatagttatcttattattacttttagatatgatgtattttttcaattttggaccagaatTAAAAGAATGTTCACAttaaaagaataagtgtagagtattTTCAGAGTAAGAATGACACTAGAACCGGAAGTTGAACCCGCAGCCCTTTAGTGACTACGACGACCTCGCGACCACTGCAACTTCCGGGTAACGTTATGACGTCAGTTACCGCCCGCTGCTACGAAAGAGTTTTCTGTATAAAGGTTCATTATTTTATCGTATTTAGTAAATGTTCGGCCCTTATAACt
Coding sequences:
- the LOC115422186 gene encoding uncharacterized protein LOC115422186 isoform X6 translates to MDDMENNSGTDNNTADQQCESEGKESKQRPNLSQVKKSWGFRRTTIARREFLEEVGDLSHSPPLVRRTRGRRAKTAQNRQDSQATQRASCRGRGRGRGRGRGRGRGRGRGRAVEVVSIIVDDEDNDDELIVVNLGGQKAQVLQEEEKDNSTQSPCPIEISPDFSDICLSPAQQLSSDCIIIDTDLDQIPDVTPGQYDDAPEEEEEKNIEEDSSISKTDGSESNALFCICRQKDNKRFMICCDSCQEWFHGDCVGINEIEGHKMEKEGQEYVCPPCTAKKQSQLESVPETQSESQLSIHQCLTQTPSGDNGEGHEEHQVLKSTLGEEEKVEAALTKSEPESEVEMVTENSSPLCIGLGCNRNALPDSVYCGTDCILQHAAFAMKTLSGPKVTKSKGRGQRKPATVQVPAKGQRACRMSKRLAGKPEKESEEEMKKDDGRQEEAESHLACDPSLSDVQATSIPPSKLHKSEKDSAQVDADPETVNDPQESSKDPSTESTSSPDHVADPASPQSHSQEETQGSDDVSKQPSATADSSVPPTTAKSSLSAATLSQTPSATRHHETGALVITKTSYVIPKKQSGTPPPSSHVSAAASPQKATSTPTMLNETRNLPVPPAPSAPSSRPTQPNTQVRQSIQRSLTGILFKRVSDCEDLKMSESEAAKLVTSIEMEMFNIFRNTDSKYMNKYRTIMFNLKDPRNKGLLYRVVHGEIGPFRLVRMSQKDMQAVKAPEPIAKETTQVKETKAKATGSLQKPEAVKVDLPTLNPARPDKNTEQKKSVPAPSLKAKTSQLNQGGSAVPDILTCMLKDTTSEHKTHLFDLKCKICTGQMAAEELDEPAQKKQKVSEVRDKREPYWKNSKGDDSPLRAPPDSPDLDSPTSSITEPSSLLTSDCPLTIVESPASPIKDSPASPTLESPASPVMESPASPTSDASQMTTSRPYAPVVIPAVSTVTITRRDPRTAASRFSTLTSGIPSSSNTAHNKSAPYTPLKDSSSTPPSAPPSSLPPTNKLPKSILMKPSSAADPRLYGTSSRIVTSEPTADSETAQFLAKQDILWKGFLNMLTVAKLVTKGYLVSGSAENLKADLPDSIQIGGRILPQTVWDYVAKLKTSLTKELCVIRFHPATEEEEVAYVSLFSYFSSRGRFGVVANNSRSIKDVYLVPLSANESVPSILQPLEGPGLEKNRPNLLLGLAIVQRTKRPGSFPQEIEEKRPKVHMAKDPMWIPKPPVLYGSDNLEIFQPYNPETPISTTPPDSPPCPGSPSDSSSSVTTPALFTSLKATPPVSTAPDAATQSNSKNITDKNPASASSSKTPLQTILKSLFRNNSNDSDGSSTTATTVSIKKLPVLSQMSGSMLDPIVQQYGQKNKVKEIEKEKEENDFDRPYDPEDEYDPAMGYNVTTPQTTEKNKEDIPELSASADDDVAYDPEDETIFDCIKNDIVTKSLAPTQTSEPCPTPASTVVTPAPASTQASTSASAPARTPTPTGDLHNIPSGTVVVSAETLSEQKRMLEELNKQIEEQKRQLKEQEEALRQQREAVGIFMAHFSVSDSLMSPPSTSVPLSKLSSLQIGKVKTDKASNPSETQDSSSADSPAVNPENKTSLSVVTNDPDTVTEQGETEENVRESDKYSSAGEIEDSDVAYDPEDESLFNEIQEDVFQGSSAKSRDKSGHRGSSQSSYHSRKHRQSPKRRSHRERGHHRSPSRRSQRRSPSRSHRRREKDRHRRSERERSSHRSRDQFERRNRKEHTSHRHSRGHRRSPSSSRIKHSLSLSPKQSRTPSPKIFEDNLKHAVNTFNTPLDSAVDQSVESSTSLYGLASLKNEFDVHQLKQEQKSSDENYSSYSHDVLLPEKVEIKESSENQNQSESDHNVTGSGCKQVDKPSQQEIMFIDKLDSAIPLRELDPPIRDSPHSPDPEPQFVKPSSIEKLDLIKIERNEVSVTYSSSLMEVGKVENDPLYVEAQATVVSLQLSATRGNFRTLDLQGPSAREEDLINPNKSISHSYLATGSDFQVSGNTVRGPGMQSLPPKESLFEKTKELKSQAENQDVKPNIVTVVKDSSFEDPQLASRTANLDHTGMMHKHQNPGVRNVDPEKNAQISNIFGKGPCGGGMGDAGPDIRSPGPPFQGLGIDQRQSPLTDKRWYSQRGQDVSMKQPGPNTDCENRELKTFEGQVVSDSSKDFRETQMMKHESKTMHELGVPDLRERSHVMSGQNTSSMSGSITKIDRTEPHVSTSDMHGPDRGNLGNLGMKKFEMQGQWIDRRHGPNMGCNVGQSGQTTDQDSYMTDLNMSGTGLNARDDTRGPGRGGTFTQGEWRGHGKRGRGGPIYLGSGSERRAPALDNPETENGDFSGGGPDRRGPPMQGPFNARRRPGDPDFSRGELERRGLPMEGPGPHSGGPGQPDFSGSGPEMTGPAMDGPVPDRRRADMADFSGSGPKRAGPDMEVQVLERRGPGGLDFRKPGSEMGSPCVQDPGPDGRHQGPNFTGHQSEGRDQPNDIPGTDMRGPGFSGFRGQGHERRGPFIDHQGPDRRGEYMGASGPGPERTGPGVESQGPHGLGQGGIHTRGSESENRHQNIESPGPDTKGPEFRGHRPDSRAPEFRGPGPNRRDFEFRGPGPVGRGHEFRGPGPDRRDPEFRGPGPHRRDPEFRGPGPDRTDPEFRGPGPDRRDPEFRGTGLDRRGPEFRGSGPDRRDPAWRGPGPDSKGPEFRGPGPDSKGPEFRGPGPDSKGPEFRGPGPDNRGPEFRGPGPNRRGPEFRGSGPDSKGPEFRGPGPDSKGPEFRGPGPDRRGPEFRGPGPDRRGPEFRGPGPDSKGQEFRGPGPDSRGPEFRGPGPDRRGPEFRGPGPVRRGPEFRGPGPDRRDPEFKGLGPDRKDPEFRGPGPFRGDPEFRGPGPDRRGPDIRGPGPERPDVSMHGPGPEWRDQERSPFITSGSDRTGPSMQVSGPRRGPGGPDLCSPEMQFPGQHAEGPGPERRTLEDNSRALGPGRPPDIGGPGYGRRGSRGPRIDHMRPDWRTSEGQEFRAVRQEGQNPEGLHHDDWEAPDFGGSGIGNDNPNIECPGPNRAGPRFRGHGPQNDWRGRGNRRPGPIHDRQFQGPRGGQGDDWSGTDFMDAEPVEEGPDSVSQGPDGWGPEDEWGEPDDRGREGPGRMGPGPSFRRGRGQFFRGRGRHPRGRGMRGSPGHMRGGPNMGNHWRQPGNTEEPTSYRESPDSNLCPNRKGFEMEGPERIGLRGPDSMGPRLGPRGPEPHMNDMPVSDLSYESRGSDMRGREHMHIDHTVGNKRGGPQIRHGSPHFNSQRTDSHRGPESHPQSAPFNIPVGSAPNTGGNPQRHRTALLPTPTEGLIRFPNRVLNRGRGRPVNREVDQNQVIPSFGATTKTVAEKDNLNQSESSHS